From Halobacteriovorax sp. GB3, a single genomic window includes:
- a CDS encoding SDR family NAD(P)-dependent oxidoreductase: MKKFNALVTGGARGIGAATAKALAKDGHRVFINYLRSEDVASALAKEIRTAGGEAFPIQADVRDEKAIAAMFQKIEQEYGSVDILVSNANMNFTPKPFLEQSWEEFQEKLNNEMFASYVTAKYAAASMKRNKYGRLIFISSTLSESPAPTFIAHGSAKGALDSFSKYLAQELGPYGVTSNIVAPGLVLTDATKNSPEEFKDFIKEMTPTKEIATPEDIANTIQFLAKKESGHITGTYMPVCGGAYLP, translated from the coding sequence GTGAAAAAATTCAATGCTTTAGTTACAGGTGGAGCAAGAGGTATCGGCGCAGCAACAGCGAAAGCACTAGCTAAAGATGGGCACCGTGTTTTTATTAATTATTTAAGAAGTGAAGACGTTGCGAGTGCGCTTGCTAAAGAAATTAGAACTGCTGGTGGAGAAGCTTTCCCTATTCAGGCCGATGTTCGCGATGAAAAGGCCATAGCAGCAATGTTTCAAAAAATTGAACAAGAGTATGGAAGCGTTGATATTCTTGTTTCAAACGCCAATATGAACTTTACTCCTAAGCCATTTTTAGAGCAAAGCTGGGAAGAGTTTCAAGAGAAGTTAAACAATGAAATGTTCGCCTCATACGTGACAGCAAAATATGCAGCGGCCAGTATGAAAAGAAATAAGTATGGAAGATTAATCTTTATTTCTAGTACACTTTCAGAAAGTCCAGCACCAACTTTTATTGCTCACGGGTCGGCCAAAGGAGCACTCGATTCATTTAGCAAATACTTGGCCCAAGAGCTTGGACCTTACGGTGTGACATCTAATATCGTTGCTCCAGGACTCGTTCTTACTGATGCGACAAAAAATTCGCCAGAAGAGTTCAAAGATTTTATTAAAGAGATGACTCCAACAAAAGAAATTGCAACTCCCGAGGACATCGCTAATACGATTCAATTTTTAGCTAAGAAAGAATCAGGACACATCACAGGAACATATATGCCAGTTTGTGGCGGTGCATATCTCCCTTAA
- the soxR gene encoding redox-sensitive transcriptional activator SoxR produces MKIEKEYLSVGEIAKRSGLAISAIHFYESKGLLRSYRNSGNQRRFHRRELRILSYIKVAQKIGLTLGEIKEAFKNIENKEHLSASDWKKLGRSWERVLKKRVELIENMRSQLSLCIGCGCLSLKDCPLRNPEDRLAKEGGGARLLLPEEEY; encoded by the coding sequence ATGAAAATTGAAAAAGAATATTTATCGGTTGGAGAAATTGCAAAGAGAAGTGGTTTGGCCATTTCGGCAATCCATTTCTATGAGTCAAAAGGACTTCTTCGCTCATATCGAAATAGTGGGAATCAAAGGCGCTTTCATCGAAGAGAGTTGCGAATTCTAAGCTATATAAAAGTCGCTCAAAAGATTGGTCTTACATTAGGCGAGATAAAAGAGGCCTTTAAAAATATAGAAAACAAAGAGCACCTCAGTGCTAGTGATTGGAAGAAACTTGGCCGCAGTTGGGAGAGAGTCTTAAAAAAGAGAGTTGAGCTAATCGAAAATATGCGCTCTCAACTAAGTCTTTGTATTGGCTGTGGTTGTCTTTCGCTTAAAGATTGCCCTCTTCGAAATCCTGAAGATCGACTGGCAAAAGAGGGTGGTGGAGCTCGTCTACTTCTTCCTGAAGAAGAGTATTAA
- a CDS encoding class I SAM-dependent methyltransferase: MIERKMDSLCDAARNPRTYMRQSGLHPRIHSKNLDRTFGYKIPKIEQKLTQKYRSYYQCPDESNKKKHYSGTQTWIGLHPQALQTTYNDIFEALYIIQEHNIDKIVDIGAGYGRVGLVMSSLFPEARFIGFEILKQRQQEGNRVFEKLKLVNCEILLENVLEEKFILPQAQVYFIYDFSEAEDICKILDELVSRIEEYNFFLITKGDLVDYLLEKKYKQFWQTNGYLSSGEIKIYSSNTDLKAMKN, encoded by the coding sequence TTGATTGAGCGTAAAATGGATTCTCTTTGTGACGCAGCAAGAAATCCTCGTACATACATGAGACAATCTGGTCTCCATCCGAGAATTCATTCTAAGAATTTGGATCGCACTTTTGGTTACAAAATCCCAAAAATTGAGCAGAAACTTACGCAAAAGTACCGTTCGTACTATCAATGTCCTGATGAGAGCAATAAGAAGAAGCACTACTCAGGGACTCAGACTTGGATTGGACTCCATCCACAGGCGCTACAAACAACATATAACGATATTTTCGAGGCCCTCTATATAATACAAGAGCATAATATTGATAAAATCGTCGATATTGGCGCTGGATATGGCAGGGTAGGTCTTGTTATGAGTTCTCTCTTTCCGGAGGCTAGATTCATCGGTTTTGAGATTCTCAAGCAACGTCAGCAAGAGGGAAATAGAGTTTTCGAGAAGTTGAAACTTGTTAATTGCGAGATTCTCTTAGAAAATGTTCTCGAAGAAAAATTTATCTTGCCCCAAGCGCAAGTTTATTTTATTTATGACTTTAGTGAAGCTGAAGATATTTGCAAAATACTAGACGAACTGGTTTCACGCATAGAAGAATATAACTTCTTTTTAATTACTAAGGGTGATCTTGTTGATTACTTATTAGAAAAAAAATATAAACAATTTTGGCAAACTAATGGATATTTAAGTTCTGGAGAAATAAAAATTTATAGTTCGAATACAGACTTAAAGGCAATGAAAAACTAG
- a CDS encoding cold-shock protein: MATGTVKFFNDEKGFGFIKPDDGGQDIFVHITGVEGTTLKEDEKVSYEVGEGQKGPCAVQVKTI; encoded by the coding sequence ATGGCCACAGGTACAGTAAAGTTTTTTAATGATGAGAAAGGTTTTGGATTTATCAAGCCTGACGATGGTGGACAGGACATTTTTGTTCACATCACTGGAGTTGAAGGTACAACTCTTAAAGAAGATGAAAAAGTTTCTTACGAAGTTGGTGAAGGTCAAAAAGGACCTTGCGCTGTTCAAGTAAAAACTATTTAA
- a CDS encoding zinc ribbon domain-containing protein YjdM translates to MSEENKTCPKCESLYGYFDGQLWNCPECFHEWSLDSNENEQVEAEQKFLDVNGVQLQDGDSVTVVKDLKAGKGTIKSGTKVKKIRLLDDPVNGHDISCKIDGHGSLYLKCSVVKKA, encoded by the coding sequence ATGAGTGAAGAAAATAAAACATGCCCAAAATGTGAATCCCTTTATGGATACTTTGATGGTCAATTATGGAATTGCCCAGAGTGTTTTCATGAGTGGAGTCTTGATAGTAACGAGAACGAGCAAGTTGAAGCCGAGCAAAAGTTCCTAGACGTGAATGGTGTTCAACTCCAAGATGGAGACTCTGTCACAGTCGTCAAAGATTTAAAGGCCGGTAAAGGGACAATTAAATCGGGAACAAAAGTGAAGAAAATTCGTCTTCTTGATGATCCAGTTAATGGTCATGATATTTCATGTAAAATTGACGGACATGGCTCCCTTTATCTGAAGTGCTCTGTTGTAAAAAAAGCTTAA
- a CDS encoding TlpA family protein disulfide reductase: MKTQWKSAFSHLTNLIMVLFLCTLAYKQYEIYRENQRYIDLKVEQKPTFSYFQGQRVQLDFPSQEQNNIALFWSTTCAPCKLEMKRLQRSIDQGHISAQKIVAINPWESQQLILKYLKKNSFSFHFLLEDNLSEKLQIYATPTAVYFENGKIVNIKSGMSFTGIWQAESFLK, translated from the coding sequence ATGAAAACTCAATGGAAATCAGCCTTTTCACATCTAACTAATCTTATAATGGTGCTCTTTCTTTGCACACTTGCCTATAAACAATATGAGATCTATAGAGAAAATCAACGCTATATCGATCTTAAAGTAGAACAAAAGCCGACTTTTAGTTACTTTCAAGGACAAAGGGTTCAATTAGATTTTCCCTCGCAAGAGCAAAATAACATTGCCTTGTTCTGGTCGACAACCTGTGCTCCTTGTAAATTGGAAATGAAAAGACTCCAACGATCGATCGATCAAGGTCACATCTCTGCCCAAAAGATTGTAGCCATCAATCCATGGGAATCTCAACAACTTATTCTCAAGTATTTAAAAAAGAACTCTTTTTCCTTTCATTTTCTTCTTGAAGATAACCTTTCTGAAAAATTACAAATTTATGCCACTCCAACGGCCGTATATTTTGAAAATGGAAAGATCGTCAACATCAAGTCAGGAATGAGTTTCACAGGAATTTGGCAAGCAGAGAGCTTTTTAAAATAA
- a CDS encoding ASCH domain-containing protein gives MEDRVHEFWEEYLETLEARPARPNVEIGIAGNEAIADELLELYLSGKKTAGSGLVKDYELAGDELPKVGNYWIILNSKGEPKCIVKTIRVEFTRFDQVTEEIARAEGEGDLSIEHWRKAHVEFFTPYLKDWQISNLDEETLVTEFYEVVYK, from the coding sequence ATGGAAGATAGAGTTCATGAATTTTGGGAAGAGTATTTAGAGACTCTTGAAGCGAGACCTGCACGGCCAAATGTCGAGATCGGAATAGCTGGAAATGAGGCGATCGCAGATGAATTGCTAGAACTGTACTTAAGTGGCAAGAAAACGGCAGGAAGTGGACTTGTAAAAGACTATGAGTTAGCGGGTGATGAATTACCAAAAGTTGGTAATTATTGGATCATTTTAAATTCCAAAGGCGAGCCCAAGTGTATTGTGAAAACAATTCGTGTTGAATTCACTCGTTTTGATCAAGTGACTGAAGAGATTGCTCGTGCTGAAGGGGAAGGTGATCTTTCAATTGAGCATTGGCGCAAGGCCCATGTTGAGTTTTTCACTCCGTATTTAAAGGATTGGCAGATCTCAAACTTGGATGAAGAGACACTTGTGACTGAATTCTACGAGGTTGTCTATAAATAG
- a CDS encoding deoxyhypusine synthase family protein — MSGEISKFIEHNFRHFNAASLVDAAKAYKTHIEDGKKMMVTLAGAMSSAELGISLAQMIREDKISIISCTGANLEEDIMSLVAYNSYKRIPNYRDLSPEDEKELLNQGYNRVTDTCIPEEEAFRKLQRHLIEHWKKAEQEGERLFPHEFMYRLLLSGELEQYYETDPEHSWMLAAAKKNIPIVVPGWEDSTIGNIFASYCLQGELSAQTMKSGIEYMVWLANWYLDEAGKDGVGFFQIGGGIAGDFPICVVPMLSQDLDQREIPCWSYFCQISDSTTSYGSYSGAVPNEKITWGKLEVSTPKFIIESDASIVAPLIFAYVLGH, encoded by the coding sequence ATGAGTGGTGAAATTTCAAAATTTATCGAACACAACTTCAGACATTTCAATGCAGCTTCACTTGTTGATGCGGCAAAGGCCTATAAAACCCATATTGAAGATGGGAAGAAAATGATGGTGACACTTGCAGGCGCGATGAGTAGTGCTGAGCTTGGGATTTCTTTGGCCCAAATGATTCGAGAAGATAAAATTTCTATCATCTCTTGTACTGGGGCAAACCTAGAAGAAGATATTATGAGTCTTGTCGCCTATAATTCTTATAAAAGAATACCAAACTACCGTGACCTCTCGCCTGAAGATGAAAAAGAGCTCTTAAATCAAGGCTACAACAGAGTGACTGATACATGTATCCCTGAGGAAGAGGCCTTTCGAAAGCTTCAGAGGCACCTAATTGAGCACTGGAAAAAAGCAGAACAAGAAGGGGAGAGACTCTTTCCCCATGAGTTTATGTACAGGCTCCTTCTTAGTGGAGAGTTAGAACAATACTATGAAACAGATCCTGAACATTCGTGGATGCTAGCGGCCGCTAAAAAGAATATACCGATTGTTGTTCCAGGATGGGAAGATTCTACTATTGGAAATATATTTGCTAGTTATTGCCTGCAAGGCGAACTATCGGCTCAGACAATGAAAAGTGGTATTGAATATATGGTTTGGCTTGCGAATTGGTATCTGGATGAGGCTGGAAAAGATGGTGTTGGTTTCTTTCAAATTGGAGGTGGGATCGCTGGTGATTTCCCAATTTGTGTTGTTCCTATGCTTTCTCAGGATCTAGATCAAAGAGAGATTCCTTGCTGGTCGTATTTCTGTCAAATATCAGACTCGACAACAAGTTATGGTTCTTATTCGGGAGCAGTTCCCAATGAGAAAATTACTTGGGGCAAGCTAGAGGTTTCTACACCTAAGTTTATCATTGAATCTGATGCTAGCATTGTCGCCCCACTTATCTTTGCCTATGTATTAGGACACTAA
- a CDS encoding class I SAM-dependent DNA methyltransferase, translating to MSHFNHVANTWDSNEKILLMQDLAKKTIAKLNIQEKLSIMDFGCGTGLFGLEFSDYIHSLVGVDTSAGMLEVFNEKTKGLENISSRMLNLEYETLDLKFDLIISSMAFHHLEDPKNMIGKLRNLLNSGGQIAIVDLEKEDGSFHPDPIAMGVKHFGFTNDEIESWAQEHDMSVRISTINTKEKNEKTYDQFLAVFS from the coding sequence ATGTCTCATTTTAATCATGTCGCCAATACATGGGATTCAAACGAAAAAATACTTTTGATGCAAGATCTTGCTAAGAAGACAATTGCTAAATTAAATATTCAAGAAAAGCTCTCTATTATGGACTTTGGCTGTGGAACGGGACTTTTTGGACTTGAATTTTCTGATTATATTCACAGTCTTGTTGGGGTTGATACATCTGCTGGAATGCTAGAGGTTTTCAATGAAAAGACTAAAGGGCTTGAGAATATAAGTTCGAGAATGCTTAATTTAGAATATGAAACTCTTGATCTAAAGTTTGATCTCATCATTAGTTCTATGGCCTTCCATCATCTTGAAGATCCAAAAAACATGATTGGTAAACTTCGTAATCTTCTAAATTCAGGAGGGCAAATTGCTATTGTTGATTTAGAAAAAGAAGATGGTAGCTTCCATCCTGATCCTATTGCAATGGGCGTAAAACACTTTGGGTTTACGAATGATGAAATTGAATCTTGGGCCCAAGAACATGACATGTCTGTTCGAATTTCAACGATCAATACAAAAGAGAAAAATGAAAAAACCTACGATCAATTTTTAGCGGTTTTCTCTTAG
- a CDS encoding LysR family transcriptional regulator, producing the protein MTLDQIEILIAIAQEGGLRAAANKVNKTQPSLSVSIKNLEEEIGIILFNRDSYRMTLTEQGNTLYQKALSIQEEVDQFQKVAREYAMGKEAKINLAIDYLCPMEFIFSILNKFKSSCLETQLQMHFEVLGGSEERLLTNEAQLALTPFLTHKDIEYTKIGNIHLLPVISKSLTGNEKITKKLLEKVPQIIVKATSQKESKTQFEQIINSPQWVVSDHLIKKELILNGHGWGHLERSSITKELKSKSLSEIKLSSLKKTILPLYLAKYHNHAFGPVSKDLWSFIRTQFKKDFS; encoded by the coding sequence ATGACCTTAGATCAAATAGAAATACTAATTGCAATTGCCCAAGAAGGCGGCTTAAGGGCCGCGGCAAATAAGGTAAATAAAACTCAACCAAGCCTCTCCGTTTCAATCAAAAATCTTGAAGAAGAAATTGGCATAATACTATTTAACAGAGACTCTTATAGAATGACTTTAACAGAGCAAGGAAACACGCTCTACCAAAAGGCCCTATCGATTCAAGAAGAAGTCGATCAATTTCAAAAAGTCGCTAGGGAGTACGCCATGGGAAAAGAGGCAAAAATTAATCTGGCCATCGATTACCTATGCCCTATGGAATTTATATTTTCTATTCTTAATAAATTCAAGTCGAGCTGCCTAGAAACGCAACTACAAATGCACTTTGAAGTTTTAGGAGGCAGTGAGGAGCGTCTACTTACAAATGAAGCACAATTGGCCTTAACACCCTTCCTCACTCATAAGGATATTGAGTATACAAAAATTGGGAATATTCACCTTCTTCCCGTTATTTCAAAAAGTCTTACGGGTAATGAAAAAATAACAAAAAAGCTACTAGAGAAAGTTCCTCAAATAATTGTAAAAGCAACATCTCAAAAAGAAAGTAAAACACAATTTGAACAGATTATTAATTCTCCACAGTGGGTTGTTTCAGATCATTTGATAAAAAAAGAACTTATTCTTAATGGACATGGTTGGGGTCATCTTGAGAGAAGCTCGATTACAAAAGAGCTTAAAAGTAAGTCCTTGAGTGAAATAAAATTAAGCTCTCTTAAAAAAACAATACTCCCCCTCTATCTCGCAAAATACCACAATCATGCTTTTGGACCTGTTTCAAAAGATCTTTGGAGTTTTATTAGAACTCAATTTAAAAAAGACTTCTCATAA
- a CDS encoding pirin family protein: MTHTLHKANTRGHAEIDWLKSDHTFSFSSYYDPDRMNFGTLRVINDDIIAPSMGFGTHPHRNMEIISVPIRGALKHKDTMNNEYVIRKGEIQTMSAGRGVAHSEFNASASEEANFLQIWVLPKKMEVEPSYSQKEFDPKGMKNNFQLIVSPDGRDNSAAINQDAYFSQVTLDEGKKLTYQKYEKDNGVYFFVIKGDVEVDGVSLKDRDGLGIEDIDNIEVKSSKEAEILVMEVPMLD, from the coding sequence ATGACACATACACTACATAAGGCCAATACAAGAGGTCATGCTGAGATTGACTGGTTGAAAAGTGATCACACTTTCAGCTTTTCTAGTTATTACGATCCCGATCGAATGAATTTTGGAACACTGCGAGTTATTAACGACGATATTATTGCACCATCAATGGGTTTTGGAACGCACCCGCATCGCAATATGGAAATTATCTCTGTTCCTATTCGGGGTGCGCTAAAACATAAAGATACAATGAATAATGAATACGTCATTCGCAAAGGCGAAATCCAGACAATGAGTGCTGGTCGAGGAGTTGCCCATAGTGAATTTAATGCTTCAGCAAGTGAAGAGGCTAATTTTCTACAGATATGGGTATTGCCTAAAAAGATGGAAGTTGAACCAAGTTATTCTCAAAAAGAGTTTGACCCAAAGGGCATGAAAAATAATTTTCAGTTGATTGTCTCTCCGGATGGACGCGATAATTCTGCGGCGATCAATCAAGATGCTTACTTTTCACAAGTTACTTTAGATGAGGGAAAAAAATTAACATATCAAAAGTACGAAAAGGATAATGGAGTCTATTTCTTTGTGATCAAGGGTGATGTTGAAGTTGATGGAGTAAGTCTTAAAGATCGAGATGGACTTGGTATTGAAGATATCGATAATATCGAGGTGAAAAGTTCTAAAGAAGCTGAGATCTTAGTGATGGAAGTTCCAATGCTCGATTAA
- a CDS encoding TetR/AcrR family transcriptional regulator: MSKKSEQILLAATDEFLAKGLEAASMHNIAKLAEVSKRTLYKYYPSKEDLYEALVGYILDRIEAVYQFDYENGLDIKDLIEQIVEAKIEFTLSDSFLKISKITFGELLKGKVFSEKELSRISQSELLFINWIEAQQKKKTITKEFSADEIANQFHSLLKGQIYWPVLLGLKNKSDLDLQRIKKITVDFFLKNFVL, encoded by the coding sequence ATGTCTAAAAAAAGTGAACAAATCCTCTTAGCTGCAACTGACGAATTCCTGGCGAAAGGCCTAGAGGCTGCATCGATGCACAATATTGCAAAACTAGCTGAAGTCTCTAAGAGAACCCTCTACAAGTATTACCCTAGTAAAGAAGACCTCTATGAAGCGCTTGTAGGTTATATCCTCGATAGAATAGAAGCTGTTTATCAATTCGACTATGAAAACGGCCTTGATATCAAAGACCTTATTGAGCAGATCGTTGAAGCCAAAATTGAATTTACTCTCTCAGATAGTTTTCTGAAAATTTCAAAAATCACTTTTGGAGAACTTTTAAAAGGCAAAGTTTTTTCAGAGAAGGAACTTAGTCGAATTTCTCAATCAGAATTACTTTTTATCAACTGGATCGAAGCACAGCAAAAGAAGAAAACGATCACAAAAGAATTTAGTGCAGATGAAATCGCGAACCAATTCCACTCTCTTTTAAAGGGACAGATCTATTGGCCAGTTCTCTTAGGTCTAAAAAACAAGAGTGACCTAGACCTTCAGAGAATTAAGAAAATCACAGTGGATTTCTTTCTTAAAAATTTTGTTCTTTAA
- a CDS encoding MBL fold metallo-hydrolase, translating to MNLKNIAISLSFISMIILGCSAMDAKTKNDKNTKKLSNYDYDKEVFLNRKPGIIDEMWKRNMSVKSIFSFLSKAKDLEPKNRLPENIPDLAEFSKRTEGVHSIWFGHSTFLLNFEGKLILIDPVFSDNASPVSLFVKRFQSPVVSLENLPEIDYIVISHDHYDHLDKETTTFFKDKLVTFITPLGVGNHLKNWGIPTDRIIEKNWWESHEVDGLRFIATPAQHFSGRGLFDRNETLWASWVIQSESFNLYYSGDSGYDVHFKEIGDKLGPFDIAYVESGQYNEKWEEVHMMPKDSLHAYKDLRAKKYFPVHWGMFVLSKHAWNDPVLQLLDMAEADTKFVIPKIGQVVKLNDEFSLNPWWK from the coding sequence ATGAATCTTAAAAATATTGCTATATCTCTCTCTTTTATATCAATGATAATCCTAGGATGTAGTGCGATGGACGCGAAAACTAAGAATGATAAAAATACAAAGAAACTTTCAAACTATGACTATGATAAAGAGGTCTTTCTCAATAGAAAGCCTGGCATTATTGATGAAATGTGGAAGAGAAATATGTCAGTTAAAAGTATTTTTAGTTTTTTATCTAAAGCAAAGGATTTAGAGCCTAAGAATCGCTTACCTGAAAATATTCCTGATTTAGCAGAGTTTTCTAAGAGAACTGAAGGTGTTCACTCTATATGGTTTGGCCATTCAACATTTCTTTTAAACTTTGAAGGAAAGTTGATTCTCATTGATCCTGTTTTTTCTGATAACGCTTCACCTGTGAGTTTATTTGTTAAGCGATTTCAAAGCCCTGTTGTCTCCCTAGAGAATTTACCAGAGATTGATTATATCGTTATTTCGCATGATCACTATGATCACCTAGATAAAGAAACAACAACGTTTTTCAAAGATAAGCTGGTAACTTTTATAACTCCCTTAGGAGTTGGGAATCATTTGAAGAATTGGGGGATACCAACTGATCGAATTATTGAAAAGAATTGGTGGGAGAGTCACGAAGTTGATGGCCTTCGCTTTATTGCAACTCCTGCTCAACATTTTTCAGGAAGAGGTTTATTTGATCGAAATGAAACTCTATGGGCCTCTTGGGTTATCCAGTCTGAGAGCTTTAATCTCTACTATAGTGGGGACTCTGGTTATGATGTCCATTTTAAAGAAATTGGAGATAAGTTAGGACCTTTTGATATTGCTTATGTCGAGAGTGGACAATATAACGAAAAGTGGGAAGAGGTACATATGATGCCTAAGGACTCTCTTCATGCCTATAAAGACCTACGAGCTAAGAAGTACTTTCCTGTGCACTGGGGGATGTTTGTCTTATCAAAACATGCGTGGAATGATCCAGTTTTACAATTACTTGATATGGCCGAGGCTGATACCAAATTTGTTATTCCTAAAATTGGTCAAGTCGTAAAACTAAACGATGAATTTAGTCTAAATCCATGGTGGAAATAG
- a CDS encoding class I SAM-dependent methyltransferase, translating into MSWQQIWNEISLIEGWLNYPVAKLLHEKAKRVPNDLPIVEIGSWKGRSTVLLSKSSTSSKVYAIDPHIGSSEHHGLSEKPIDTFEEFKRNLKSANVTDKVIVIRKASRDALDDIPDKIGMLWIDGSHEYKDVYDDFKLWFPRLIEGGHVLFHDSKWPGVKQVLWEELYTSCEVSFIGRTEDTTFAKKRSQANLVERAYNTLVLRRYKKAHQLKRLKRKLKKQIKKWK; encoded by the coding sequence ATGAGCTGGCAACAAATTTGGAATGAGATATCTTTGATTGAGGGATGGCTAAATTATCCTGTAGCAAAGCTTCTTCACGAAAAAGCAAAAAGGGTTCCAAACGATTTGCCAATCGTTGAGATAGGTTCATGGAAAGGCCGATCTACAGTTCTTCTTTCTAAGTCTTCAACATCTTCAAAAGTCTATGCGATTGATCCTCACATTGGATCAAGTGAGCATCATGGACTATCGGAAAAACCAATCGATACTTTTGAAGAGTTCAAAAGAAACCTCAAAAGTGCTAATGTAACAGATAAGGTAATCGTTATTAGAAAAGCGTCTCGCGATGCTCTTGATGATATTCCAGATAAAATTGGAATGCTATGGATCGATGGTTCTCACGAATATAAAGATGTCTATGATGACTTTAAACTCTGGTTTCCAAGACTTATAGAAGGGGGCCATGTTCTCTTTCACGATTCAAAGTGGCCGGGTGTAAAACAAGTACTTTGGGAAGAGTTGTATACAAGCTGTGAAGTTAGCTTTATTGGAAGAACAGAAGATACAACTTTTGCAAAGAAGAGAAGCCAAGCGAACCTTGTTGAGCGAGCTTATAATACTCTTGTTTTAAGACGTTATAAGAAGGCTCACCAGTTAAAACGTCTTAAAAGAAAATTGAAAAAACAAATTAAAAAATGGAAATGA
- the map gene encoding type I methionyl aminopeptidase: MIDLKSEEDLVLYRETGKIAGEILTRLIPEVKPGVSTYDIAKLAEKWIREDYDAIPSSIGQYDFQFALNSSINHVVCHGVPSRDEILKEGDIVNLDVTVKKHGFIADTSRMYLVGECSEEAQKLCHVTRECLIKGIEQVKAGNTLGDIGFHVHRHATRNNYTIVKEYCGHGIGRNMHEDPQVLHYGKKRKGLKLEKGMVFTIEPMVNEGSSQIEHLDDDWTVVTVDRKLSAQWEHTIVVTDTGYEILTLRDEEKDLVK; the protein is encoded by the coding sequence ATGATTGATTTAAAAAGTGAAGAGGATCTCGTTCTTTATCGTGAGACGGGGAAAATAGCTGGAGAGATTTTAACTCGTCTAATCCCTGAGGTTAAGCCTGGCGTGTCGACTTACGATATTGCGAAATTAGCTGAAAAATGGATTCGTGAGGATTATGATGCGATTCCTTCATCGATTGGACAATACGATTTTCAATTTGCTCTTAACTCATCTATTAACCATGTCGTTTGCCATGGGGTACCTTCTAGAGATGAAATCCTTAAAGAAGGTGATATTGTTAATCTTGATGTCACTGTTAAAAAGCATGGCTTCATTGCTGATACTTCTCGCATGTATCTAGTTGGAGAGTGTAGCGAAGAGGCACAAAAGCTATGTCATGTGACAAGAGAGTGTTTAATTAAAGGAATTGAACAAGTTAAGGCCGGAAATACACTCGGCGATATTGGTTTTCATGTTCATAGGCATGCTACGAGAAATAACTATACAATCGTTAAAGAGTATTGTGGTCACGGTATTGGTCGAAATATGCACGAAGATCCACAAGTTCTTCACTACGGTAAAAAACGTAAAGGGCTAAAGCTTGAAAAGGGTATGGTTTTTACAATTGAGCCGATGGTGAATGAAGGAAGTTCACAGATTGAACATCTAGATGATGACTGGACTGTTGTGACAGTTGATCGCAAATTATCTGCTCAGTGGGAACATACGATCGTCGTGACTGATACTGGTTATGAGATTCTTACTCTGAGAGATGAAGAAAAAGACCTAGTGAAGTAG